In the Streptomyces sp. f51 genome, one interval contains:
- the sufC gene encoding Fe-S cluster assembly ATPase SufC yields the protein MATLEIHDLHVTVEADNATKEILKGVDLTVKQGETHAIMGPNGSGKSTLAYSLAGHPKYTVTGGTVTLDGEDVLAMSVDERARAGLFLAMQYPVEIPGVSVSNFLRTSATAVRGEAPKLRTWVKEVKETMERLSMDPAFAERNVNEGFSGGEKKRHEILQLELLKPKMAILDETDSGLDVDALRIVSEGVNRVRETGEVGTLLITHYTRILRYIKPDFVHVFSGGRIVESGGAELADKLENEGYESYAVDTKGGVSA from the coding sequence ATGGCAACGCTTGAAATCCACGACCTGCACGTCACCGTCGAGGCCGACAACGCCACGAAGGAGATCCTCAAGGGCGTCGACCTGACCGTGAAGCAGGGCGAGACGCACGCCATCATGGGCCCCAACGGCTCCGGCAAGTCGACCCTCGCCTACTCGCTCGCGGGCCACCCCAAGTACACGGTCACCGGCGGCACCGTCACCCTCGACGGCGAGGACGTCCTCGCGATGTCCGTCGACGAGCGCGCCCGCGCCGGCCTGTTCCTCGCGATGCAGTACCCGGTCGAGATCCCCGGCGTCTCGGTCTCCAACTTCCTGCGCACCTCCGCCACCGCCGTCCGCGGCGAGGCCCCCAAGCTGCGCACCTGGGTCAAGGAGGTCAAGGAGACCATGGAGCGCCTCTCCATGGACCCCGCCTTCGCCGAGCGCAACGTGAACGAGGGCTTCTCCGGCGGCGAGAAGAAGCGCCACGAGATCCTCCAGCTCGAACTGCTCAAGCCGAAGATGGCGATCCTCGACGAGACCGACTCCGGCCTGGACGTCGACGCCCTGCGCATCGTCTCCGAGGGCGTCAACCGCGTCCGCGAGACCGGTGAGGTGGGCACCCTGCTCATCACGCACTACACGCGCATCCTGCGCTACATCAAGCCCGACTTCGTCCACGTCTTCTCCGGTGGCCGCATCGTCGAGTCCGGCGGCGCCGAGCTCGCCGACAAGCTGGAGAACGAGGGCTACGAGTCGTACGCAGTCGACACGAAGGGTGGCGTATCCGCGTGA
- a CDS encoding AbfB domain-containing protein, whose protein sequence is MPEVTPGSGPDGSTPSREIVPWRPTAHGAPYPGSTDLVPVSARPWQAIGADDEVRLPGTRRLWLAGGLAVAVTIAVIAVISVQTGTSDVSSHQTGNRTTADTANPFLGAPLAPAGATTPPAGKNALSSPGSSPSVSPDSPSGSPVSPKPSDEGSGGRSASGKPAPAASGTASRPGTASRLRSVQAVNYPDRYWHLSDGQVLLDPVSPSSAASTRRAASFKLVPGLAKSSCYSFATVDGSYLRHRDFVLRADRDDGSALFREDATFCPRTASRSGAVMLESVNYPGRFLRHRNFRLVLGRQERDRLYEQDSAFRLVRGLA, encoded by the coding sequence ATGCCAGAAGTGACGCCGGGATCCGGTCCCGACGGATCCACCCCCTCCAGGGAGATCGTTCCCTGGCGCCCCACCGCGCACGGCGCCCCCTACCCGGGCTCGACCGACCTCGTGCCCGTGTCCGCGAGGCCCTGGCAGGCCATCGGCGCGGACGACGAGGTCCGGCTGCCGGGGACACGGCGGCTCTGGCTGGCCGGTGGACTCGCGGTGGCCGTCACCATCGCCGTCATAGCCGTGATCTCCGTACAGACAGGCACTTCTGACGTCTCATCACATCAGACGGGCAACAGGACGACGGCCGACACGGCGAACCCCTTCCTCGGCGCCCCCCTCGCGCCGGCGGGAGCGACCACGCCCCCGGCCGGCAAGAACGCGCTGTCCTCACCGGGGAGTTCACCCTCGGTGTCACCGGATTCGCCGTCGGGGAGCCCAGTGTCGCCGAAGCCGTCCGACGAGGGCTCCGGTGGCCGGTCCGCCTCAGGGAAGCCGGCGCCCGCCGCGTCCGGAACCGCTTCCCGGCCCGGGACGGCCTCGCGGCTGAGGTCGGTCCAGGCGGTCAACTACCCTGACAGGTACTGGCATCTGAGCGACGGTCAGGTCCTGCTCGATCCGGTGAGTCCGTCGAGTGCCGCCTCGACCCGGCGGGCCGCCAGTTTCAAGCTGGTTCCGGGGCTGGCGAAGTCCTCCTGCTACTCCTTCGCCACCGTCGACGGCTCCTATCTCCGCCACCGCGACTTCGTCCTGCGCGCCGACCGCGACGACGGCTCGGCCCTCTTCCGCGAGGACGCCACCTTCTGCCCCCGCACCGCCTCCCGCTCGGGCGCCGTCATGCTGGAGTCGGTCAACTACCCGGGCCGTTTCCTGCGCCACCGCAACTTCCGGCTCGTCCTCGGGCGTCAGGAGCGCGACCGGCTCTACGAGCAGGACTCGGCGTTCCGTCTGGTGCGGGGCCTGGCCTGA
- a CDS encoding metal-sulfur cluster assembly factor: protein MTTKPASEEEVREALYDVVDPELGIDVVNLGLIYGIHIDDANIATIDMTLTSAACPLTDVIEDQAKSATDGLVNELRINWVWMPPWGPDKITDDGREQLRALGFNV from the coding sequence CTGACGACGAAGCCCGCCTCGGAGGAAGAGGTCCGCGAGGCGCTCTACGACGTCGTCGACCCCGAGCTGGGCATCGACGTCGTCAACCTCGGCCTCATCTACGGCATCCACATCGACGACGCGAACATCGCGACGATCGACATGACCCTGACGTCCGCGGCCTGTCCGCTCACCGACGTCATCGAGGACCAGGCCAAGTCCGCCACGGACGGCCTCGTCAACGAGCTGCGCATCAACTGGGTCTGGATGCCGCCGTGGGGCCCGGACAAGATCACGGACGACGGCCGCGAGCAGCTTCGCGCGCTCGGGTTCAACGTCTGA
- a CDS encoding bifunctional 3-phenylpropionate/cinnamic acid dioxygenase ferredoxin subunit, producing the protein MPGTFVRACGLSELEENTPKRVELDGTPVSVVKTEGEVFAINDICSHANVSLSEGEVEDCQIECWLHGSAFDLRTGKPSGLPATRPVPVYPVQIEGDDVLVSLNQES; encoded by the coding sequence ATGCCCGGCACCTTCGTGCGCGCCTGTGGACTGAGCGAGCTGGAGGAGAACACCCCCAAGCGGGTGGAACTCGACGGCACGCCGGTCTCGGTCGTGAAGACCGAGGGTGAGGTGTTCGCGATCAACGACATCTGCTCGCACGCGAACGTCTCGCTCTCCGAGGGCGAGGTGGAGGACTGTCAGATCGAATGCTGGCTGCACGGCTCCGCGTTCGACCTCCGCACCGGCAAGCCGTCCGGCCTTCCCGCGACGCGCCCCGTCCCCGTATACCCCGTTCAGATCGAAGGGGACGACGTGCTCGTCTCCCTCAACCAGGAGTCCTGA
- the sufD gene encoding Fe-S cluster assembly protein SufD yields MAEAQNIPVGSTTAGQIAVAAESTVATRMSAPPSFDVADFPVPHGREEEWRFTPLERLRGLHDGTAVATGEGVRVDVQAPEGVTVETVARDDARIGRAATPVDRVAAQAFSAFEKAGVVTVPKETVLTEPIRIAVHGEGGVAYGHQVVELGAFAEAVVVIDHTGDAVLAANVDYVLGDGAKLTVVSVQDWDDTAVHVGQHNALIGRDATFKSFVVTFGGDVVRLHPRVAYAGTGGEAELFGLYFTDAGQHQEHRLLVDHNTPHCKSNVMYKGALQGEGAHAVWIGDVLIEAKAEGTDTYEMNRNLVLTDGARVDSVPNLEIETGEIVGAGHASATGRFDDEQLFYLMARGIPADEARRLVVRGFFAELVQQIGVDDIEERLLVKIDEELEASL; encoded by the coding sequence ATGGCTGAGGCTCAGAACATCCCGGTCGGATCCACGACGGCCGGCCAGATCGCGGTGGCCGCCGAGTCGACCGTCGCCACGCGCATGAGCGCGCCCCCGTCCTTCGACGTGGCGGACTTCCCCGTCCCCCACGGCCGCGAGGAGGAGTGGCGGTTCACCCCGCTGGAGCGCCTGCGCGGGCTGCACGACGGCACCGCCGTCGCGACCGGCGAAGGCGTACGGGTCGACGTGCAGGCACCCGAGGGCGTCACCGTCGAGACGGTCGCCCGTGACGACGCCCGGATCGGCCGCGCCGCCACCCCCGTGGACCGTGTCGCCGCCCAGGCGTTCTCCGCGTTCGAGAAGGCCGGCGTCGTCACCGTCCCCAAGGAGACGGTGCTGACCGAGCCCATCCGGATCGCCGTGCACGGCGAGGGCGGTGTCGCCTACGGCCACCAGGTCGTCGAGCTGGGAGCCTTCGCCGAGGCCGTCGTCGTCATCGACCACACCGGTGACGCGGTCCTCGCCGCCAACGTCGACTACGTCCTCGGCGACGGAGCCAAGCTGACCGTCGTCTCCGTCCAGGACTGGGACGACACGGCCGTCCACGTCGGCCAGCACAACGCGCTGATCGGCCGCGACGCCACCTTCAAGTCCTTCGTGGTCACCTTCGGCGGCGACGTCGTACGCCTCCACCCCCGCGTCGCGTACGCGGGCACCGGCGGCGAGGCCGAGCTGTTCGGCCTGTACTTCACGGACGCCGGCCAGCACCAGGAGCACCGTCTCCTGGTCGACCACAACACCCCGCACTGCAAGTCCAACGTCATGTACAAGGGCGCGCTCCAGGGCGAGGGGGCGCACGCGGTCTGGATCGGCGACGTCCTCATCGAGGCCAAGGCCGAGGGCACGGACACCTACGAGATGAACCGCAACCTGGTTCTGACCGACGGTGCCCGCGTCGACTCCGTGCCGAACCTGGAGATCGAGACCGGCGAGATCGTCGGCGCCGGCCACGCCTCCGCGACCGGCCGCTTCGACGACGAGCAGCTCTTCTACCTGATGGCCCGCGGCATCCCGGCCGACGAGGCCCGCCGTCTGGTGGTCCGCGGCTTCTTCGCCGAGCTGGTCCAGCAGATCGGTGTCGACGACATCGAAGAGCGCCTTCTCGTGAAGATCGACGAGGAGCTGGAGGCGTCGCTCTGA
- the sufB gene encoding Fe-S cluster assembly protein SufB encodes MTLPTETAHPELEGLGKYEYGWADSDTAGASAKRGINEDVVRDISAKKSEPEWMTKLRLKGLRLFEKKPMPNWGSDLSGIDFDNIKYFVRSTEKQAESWEDLPEDIKNTYDKLGIPEAEKQRLVAGVAAQYESEVVYHQIREDLEEQGVIFLDTDTALKEHPELFKEYFGTVIPVGDNKFASLNTAVWSGGSFIYVPKGVHVEIPLQAYFRINTENMGQFERTLIIVDEDAYVHYVEGCTAPIYKSDSLHSAVVEIIVKKGARCRYTTIQNWSNNVYNLVTKRAVAYEGATMEWIDGNIGSKVTMKYPAVYLMGEHAKGETLSIAFAGEGQHQDAGSKMVHMAPNTSSNIVSKSVARGGGRTSYRGLVEIGEGAHGSKSNVLCDALLVDTISRSDTYPYVDVREDDVSMGHEATVSKVSEDQLFYLMSRGLTEFEAMAMIVRGFVEPIAKELPMEYALELNRLIELQMEGAVG; translated from the coding sequence ATGACGCTCCCCACGGAGACTGCCCACCCCGAACTCGAGGGTCTGGGCAAGTACGAATACGGCTGGGCCGACTCCGACACGGCCGGTGCCTCTGCCAAGCGCGGCATCAACGAGGACGTCGTCCGCGACATCTCCGCGAAGAAGAGCGAGCCGGAGTGGATGACCAAGCTCCGTCTCAAGGGCCTGCGCCTCTTCGAGAAGAAGCCCATGCCCAACTGGGGTTCCGACCTGTCGGGCATCGACTTCGACAACATCAAGTACTTCGTGCGTTCCACGGAGAAGCAGGCGGAGTCCTGGGAGGACCTGCCTGAGGACATCAAGAACACGTACGACAAGCTCGGCATCCCCGAGGCGGAGAAGCAGCGCCTCGTCGCCGGTGTCGCCGCGCAGTACGAGTCCGAGGTCGTCTACCACCAGATCCGTGAGGACCTGGAGGAGCAGGGCGTCATCTTCCTGGACACCGACACCGCTCTCAAGGAGCACCCGGAGCTCTTCAAGGAGTACTTCGGCACGGTCATCCCGGTCGGCGACAACAAGTTCGCGTCGCTGAACACCGCGGTGTGGTCCGGCGGCTCCTTCATCTACGTGCCGAAGGGCGTGCACGTGGAGATCCCGCTCCAGGCCTACTTCCGTATCAACACGGAGAACATGGGCCAGTTCGAGCGGACGCTGATCATCGTCGACGAGGACGCCTACGTCCACTACGTCGAGGGCTGTACGGCGCCGATCTACAAGTCGGACTCCCTGCACTCCGCGGTCGTCGAGATCATCGTGAAGAAGGGCGCCCGCTGCCGCTACACGACCATCCAGAACTGGTCGAACAACGTCTACAACCTGGTCACCAAGCGCGCCGTGGCGTACGAGGGCGCGACCATGGAGTGGATCGACGGCAACATCGGCTCCAAGGTCACGATGAAGTACCCGGCCGTCTACCTGATGGGCGAGCACGCCAAGGGCGAGACCCTGTCCATCGCCTTCGCGGGCGAGGGCCAGCACCAGGACGCCGGCTCCAAGATGGTCCACATGGCGCCGAACACCTCCTCGAACATCGTGTCGAAGTCGGTGGCGCGCGGTGGCGGCCGTACGTCCTACCGCGGTCTCGTCGAGATCGGCGAGGGCGCCCACGGCTCCAAGTCGAACGTCCTGTGCGACGCGCTGCTCGTCGACACCATCTCCCGCTCCGACACGTACCCGTACGTGGACGTCCGCGAGGACGACGTGTCCATGGGCCACGAGGCGACCGTCTCCAAGGTCTCCGAGGACCAGCTCTTCTACCTGATGAGCCGCGGTCTGACCGAGTTCGAGGCGATGGCCATGATCGTGCGCGGTTTCGTCGAGCCGATCGCCAAGGAACTCCCCATGGAGTACGCCCTCGAACTCAACCGGCTGATCGAGCTCCAGATGGAGGGCGCGGTCGGCTGA
- a CDS encoding cysteine desulfurase yields MTQLPGLLDTEAIRKDFPILDRQIHDGKKLVYLDNAATSQKPRQVLDALNEYYERYNANVHRGVHVLAEEATALYEGARDKVAAFINAPSRDEVIFTKNASESLNLVANMLGWAEEPYRVDHETEIVITEMEHHSNIVPWQLLSQRTGAKLKWFGLTDDGRLDLSNIDEVITEKTKIVSFVLVSNILGTVNPVEAIVRRAQEVGALVLIDASQAAPHMPLDVQALQADFVAFTGHKMCGPTGIGVLWGRQELLEDLPPFLGGGEMIETVSMHSSTYAPAPHKFEAGTPPIAQAVGLGAAIDYLSSIGMDKILAHEHALTEYAVKRLAEVPDLRIIGPTTAEDRGAAISFTLGDIHPHDVGQVLDEQGIAVRVGHHCARPVCLRYGIPATTRASFYLYSTPTEIDALVDGLEHVRNFFG; encoded by the coding sequence GTGACGCAGCTGCCGGGCCTCCTCGACACCGAGGCGATCCGCAAGGACTTCCCCATCCTGGATCGCCAGATCCACGACGGCAAGAAGCTCGTGTACCTGGACAACGCGGCGACCTCGCAGAAGCCGCGCCAGGTCCTGGACGCCCTGAACGAGTACTACGAGCGCTACAACGCCAACGTCCACCGCGGTGTGCATGTGCTCGCCGAGGAGGCCACGGCGCTGTACGAGGGTGCGCGGGACAAGGTCGCCGCGTTCATCAACGCGCCGAGCCGCGACGAGGTGATCTTCACCAAGAACGCCTCCGAGTCGCTCAACCTCGTGGCCAACATGCTCGGCTGGGCCGAGGAGCCCTACCGGGTCGACCACGAGACCGAGATCGTCATCACCGAGATGGAGCACCACTCCAACATCGTTCCGTGGCAGCTGCTCTCGCAGCGCACCGGCGCGAAGCTGAAGTGGTTCGGCCTCACCGACGACGGCCGTCTCGACCTGTCGAACATCGACGAGGTCATCACGGAGAAGACGAAGATCGTCTCCTTCGTGCTGGTGTCGAACATCCTGGGCACCGTGAACCCGGTCGAGGCGATAGTGCGCCGCGCCCAGGAGGTCGGGGCCCTGGTCCTGATCGACGCGTCCCAGGCCGCGCCGCACATGCCGCTCGACGTCCAGGCCCTCCAGGCCGACTTCGTGGCCTTCACCGGTCACAAGATGTGCGGCCCGACGGGCATCGGCGTCCTGTGGGGCCGCCAGGAACTCCTGGAGGACCTCCCGCCGTTCCTCGGCGGCGGCGAGATGATCGAGACCGTGTCGATGCACTCGTCGACGTACGCACCGGCCCCCCACAAGTTCGAGGCGGGCACGCCCCCGATCGCGCAGGCGGTCGGACTCGGCGCGGCGATCGACTACCTGTCCTCGATCGGCATGGACAAGATCCTCGCCCACGAGCACGCGCTCACCGAGTACGCGGTGAAGCGGCTCGCGGAGGTCCCCGACCTCAGGATCATCGGCCCCACCACGGCCGAGGACCGCGGCGCGGCGATCTCGTTCACCCTGGGCGACATCCACCCGCACGACGTGGGCCAGGTCCTCGACGAGCAGGGCATCGCGGTCCGGGTCGGTCACCACTGCGCCAGGCCGGTCTGCCTGCGGTACGGAATTCCCGCGACCACGCGGGCGTCGTTCTATCTGTACTCCACGCCGACCGAGATCGACGCTCTGGTCGACGGCCTGGAGCACGTACGGAACTTCTTCGGCTGA
- a CDS encoding VOC family protein: MAVSLYQLTVDAHDLPALARFWCQVLDWQVLFEDEHEIVIGADAHALPGICFVPAGERKTVKNRLHIDLAPDDRDAEVERILALGARRADVGQGEDVTWTVLADPEGNEFCVLRPKKSLLD; this comes from the coding sequence ATGGCTGTCTCCCTCTACCAACTGACCGTCGACGCCCACGATCTGCCGGCCCTCGCCCGTTTCTGGTGCCAAGTCCTCGACTGGCAGGTGCTGTTCGAGGACGAGCACGAGATCGTCATCGGCGCCGACGCGCACGCGCTCCCCGGAATCTGCTTCGTGCCCGCGGGTGAGCGCAAGACCGTCAAGAACCGGCTCCACATCGATCTCGCCCCGGACGACCGGGACGCCGAGGTCGAGCGGATCCTCGCCCTCGGGGCGCGCCGGGCCGACGTGGGGCAGGGCGAGGACGTCACCTGGACGGTCCTCGCCGATCCCGAGGGCAACGAGTTCTGTGTGCTGCGGCCGAAGAAGTCCCTACTCGACTGA
- the sufU gene encoding Fe-S cluster assembly sulfur transfer protein SufU, with amino-acid sequence MKLDSMYQEVILDHYKHPHGRGLRDGDAEVHHVNPTCGDEITLRVKYDGERIEDISYEGQGCSISQASASVLNDLLVGKDVSDAQKIQETFLELMQSKGRIEPDDAMEEVLEDAVAFAGVSKYPARVKCALLSWMAWKDATAQALGESAERKTA; translated from the coding sequence GTGAAGCTGGATTCGATGTACCAGGAAGTCATCCTGGACCACTACAAGCACCCGCACGGGCGCGGTCTGAGGGACGGCGACGCCGAGGTGCACCACGTCAATCCCACGTGCGGTGACGAGATCACCCTGCGCGTGAAGTACGACGGCGAGCGCATCGAGGACATCTCGTACGAGGGCCAGGGCTGCTCGATCAGCCAGGCCTCGGCCTCCGTACTGAACGACCTCCTGGTCGGCAAGGACGTGTCCGACGCGCAGAAGATCCAGGAGACCTTCCTGGAGCTGATGCAGTCCAAGGGCCGGATCGAGCCCGACGACGCGATGGAGGAGGTGCTGGAGGACGCGGTCGCGTTCGCCGGTGTCTCCAAGTACCCGGCCCGGGTCAAGTGCGCCCTCCTCAGCTGGATGGCGTGGAAGGACGCGACGGCCCAGGCTCTGGGCGAGAGCGCCGAGAGGAAGACGGCATGA